A portion of the Vreelandella subglaciescola genome contains these proteins:
- a CDS encoding SulP family inorganic anion transporter, translating to MIESFKQTWLSNLRADVLSGIVVALALIPEAIAFSIIAGVDPKIGLYASFAICVIIAFTGGRPGMISAATGAMALLMVTLVKEHGLEYLLAATLLTGVLQIVAGYLRLADLMRFVSRSVVTGFVNALAILIFMAQLPELTDVTWHVYAMTAAGLGIIYGFPYLPKVGKSVPSPLVCILVLTVVYLATGMEIRTVGDMGELPDSLPIFLWPDVPLTLETLKIIFPYSLMLAVVGLLESMMTATIVDDLTDTTSNKNRECKGQGVANIGAGLLGGMAGCAMIGQSVINVKSGGRQRTSTLVAGVALLIMVVFLADWVSLIPMAALVAVMIMVSIGTFSWESIRDLKKLPMSTNMVMLATVAVTVSTHNLALGVFVGVLLAALNFANKVGNILYIGSHEVEAGKAREYQVVGQVFFASCKRFGEAFDFKESVDDVTIDLSRAHFWDVSAVEALDRVVIKFRREGTEVTLVGLNEASATIVDRYAIHNDAEAVDKLMG from the coding sequence ATGATCGAGTCGTTTAAGCAAACCTGGCTTTCCAACCTGAGAGCCGACGTGCTGTCGGGGATCGTGGTGGCGCTGGCGCTGATTCCCGAGGCCATCGCCTTTTCCATTATCGCCGGCGTTGACCCCAAGATCGGGCTGTACGCGTCTTTCGCCATCTGTGTAATTATCGCCTTTACCGGCGGCCGGCCGGGGATGATCTCGGCGGCGACCGGCGCCATGGCGCTATTGATGGTCACGCTGGTCAAGGAGCACGGGCTCGAGTATCTGCTCGCCGCCACGCTTTTGACCGGCGTGCTGCAAATTGTCGCCGGCTATTTGCGCCTGGCTGACCTGATGCGTTTTGTGTCGCGCTCGGTGGTCACGGGCTTTGTTAACGCGCTGGCCATCCTGATTTTCATGGCTCAGCTGCCCGAGCTGACCGACGTGACCTGGCACGTTTATGCCATGACCGCTGCGGGGCTGGGGATTATCTACGGCTTTCCCTACCTGCCGAAAGTGGGGAAATCGGTACCCTCGCCGCTGGTGTGCATTCTGGTGCTGACGGTGGTGTATCTGGCTACCGGCATGGAAATTCGCACCGTGGGCGATATGGGCGAGCTTCCCGACAGCCTGCCGATTTTTCTGTGGCCGGACGTGCCGCTGACGCTGGAAACGCTCAAGATCATCTTCCCGTACTCGCTGATGCTGGCCGTGGTGGGGCTGTTGGAGTCGATGATGACCGCCACCATCGTCGATGACCTGACCGACACCACCAGCAACAAGAATCGCGAGTGCAAAGGGCAGGGCGTGGCCAACATCGGCGCCGGGCTTCTGGGCGGCATGGCCGGCTGCGCGATGATCGGCCAGTCGGTGATCAACGTGAAATCCGGCGGGCGTCAGCGCACGTCAACGCTGGTGGCCGGCGTTGCCCTGCTGATCATGGTGGTCTTTCTGGCTGACTGGGTATCGCTGATTCCCATGGCCGCGCTGGTCGCCGTGATGATCATGGTGTCCATCGGCACGTTCAGCTGGGAGTCCATTCGCGATCTGAAAAAACTCCCCATGAGCACCAACATGGTGATGCTCGCTACCGTGGCCGTCACGGTCAGCACCCACAATCTGGCGCTGGGCGTGTTTGTCGGCGTGTTGCTGGCAGCGCTTAACTTTGCCAATAAGGTGGGTAACATCCTCTATATTGGGTCCCATGAGGTAGAGGCCGGCAAGGCGCGCGAGTATCAGGTGGTTGGTCAGGTGTTTTTTGCCTCCTGTAAGCGTTTTGGCGAAGCGTTTGACTTCAAGGAGAGCGTCGATGACGTCACCATTGACCTGTCCCGCGCGCATTTTTGGGATGTCAGCGCCGTCGAAGCTCTTGACCGCGTGGTGATCAAGTTCCGCCGTGAAGGCACCGAGGTGACGCTGGTGGGCCTGAACGAAGCCAGCGCGACCATTGTTGATCGCTATGCGATTCACAACGATGCCGAAGCTGTGGACAAACTCATGGGCTAG
- a CDS encoding universal stress protein: protein MTEYVTAAIDGSSFSQSVCDYATWASQALGAPLMFLHAVDNHPPVVEDADLSGSLQLGARETLMEELAELDEKRAKLNREQGQLMLEAAQTRAAERGTPEAKTRQRNGTLVETLADHEDETRLLVLGKRGESADQASGHLGSSLERVVRELRRPILMVPRGGFSAPRKVMIAFDGSKTARKGVEMLAKSPLFKGLACHVVTVSADTAEHRMALAWAVNLLQDAGLGAEGAIRAGDAEATLHAYESEHDIDITVMGAYGHSRIRQLLVGSTTTSMLRNAHIPVLILR from the coding sequence ATGACAGAATACGTAACGGCCGCCATCGACGGCTCGTCGTTTTCCCAGAGCGTATGCGACTACGCCACCTGGGCCAGCCAGGCGCTGGGCGCGCCGCTGATGTTTTTGCACGCGGTGGATAATCATCCGCCGGTGGTCGAAGACGCCGATCTTTCCGGCAGCCTGCAGCTGGGCGCACGCGAAACGCTGATGGAAGAGCTGGCCGAGCTGGATGAAAAGCGTGCCAAGCTCAATCGCGAGCAGGGGCAGCTGATGCTGGAGGCCGCGCAGACCCGCGCGGCTGAACGCGGTACGCCAGAGGCAAAAACGCGCCAGCGCAACGGCACGCTGGTGGAAACCCTGGCTGACCACGAAGACGAAACGCGGCTGTTGGTGCTGGGCAAGCGCGGTGAAAGCGCGGATCAGGCCAGCGGCCATCTGGGCTCGAGCCTTGAGCGCGTGGTGCGCGAACTGCGCCGCCCGATTCTAATGGTGCCGCGCGGCGGGTTCAGTGCGCCCCGCAAAGTGATGATTGCCTTTGATGGTAGCAAAACGGCGCGCAAGGGCGTTGAGATGCTGGCCAAAAGCCCGCTGTTCAAGGGCCTGGCCTGCCACGTGGTGACCGTGAGCGCGGATACCGCCGAGCACCGCATGGCGCTGGCCTGGGCGGTTAATCTGCTGCAGGATGCCGGGCTGGGGGCCGAAGGAGCGATTCGTGCCGGTGATGCCGAAGCCACGCTGCACGCCTACGAATCAGAGCACGACATTGATATTACCGTGATGGGCGCCTACGGCCATTCGCGTATTCGTCAGCTGCTGGTCGGCAGTACCACCACCAGCATGCTGCGCAATGCGCATATTCCGGTACTGATCTTGCGCTAG